A genome region from Mesorhizobium sp. B2-1-8 includes the following:
- the trxB gene encoding thioredoxin-disulfide reductase, whose product MITKHAPVLIIGSGPAGYTAAVYAARAMLKPMLVAGLQQGGQLMITTDVENYPGFADPIQGPWLMEQMLKQAEHVGTDIINDIITEVDLNVRPFRAKGDSGTTYTADALIIATGAQAKWLGIPTEQDFMGFGVSACATCDGFFYRGKDVAVVGGGNSAVEEALYLSNLAKSVTVIHRRSDFRAERILRERLLKKDNVRVIWDTIVDEITGRPGKAPLPPSVEGLKLRHAVTGAESHLKIDGVFVAIGHAPAVELFAGKLKQKPNGYLWTAPDSTRTDVPGVFAAGDVTDDIYRQAVTAAGLGCMAALEAEKYLAGIEVHREAAE is encoded by the coding sequence ATGATCACCAAGCATGCGCCCGTTCTCATCATCGGTTCCGGTCCGGCCGGCTATACGGCGGCGGTCTATGCCGCGCGTGCGATGCTGAAGCCGATGCTCGTCGCCGGTCTGCAGCAGGGCGGGCAGCTGATGATCACCACGGATGTCGAAAACTATCCCGGCTTCGCCGATCCGATCCAGGGGCCGTGGCTGATGGAGCAGATGCTCAAGCAGGCCGAGCATGTCGGCACCGACATCATCAACGACATCATCACCGAGGTAGACCTCAATGTGCGGCCGTTCCGCGCCAAGGGCGATTCCGGCACGACCTACACGGCCGATGCGCTGATCATCGCCACCGGCGCGCAGGCCAAGTGGCTGGGCATTCCGACCGAGCAGGACTTCATGGGCTTCGGCGTTTCCGCCTGCGCCACCTGCGACGGCTTCTTCTATCGCGGCAAGGATGTCGCGGTGGTCGGTGGCGGCAATTCGGCGGTGGAGGAGGCGCTCTATCTGTCCAACCTCGCCAAGAGTGTCACCGTCATCCACAGGCGCTCGGACTTCCGTGCCGAGCGCATCCTGCGCGAGCGGCTGTTGAAGAAGGACAATGTCCGCGTTATCTGGGACACGATCGTCGACGAGATCACCGGGCGTCCGGGCAAGGCACCGCTGCCGCCTTCGGTCGAAGGGCTGAAGCTCAGGCATGCCGTGACCGGCGCCGAGAGCCATCTCAAGATCGACGGCGTCTTCGTGGCCATCGGCCATGCGCCCGCGGTCGAGCTGTTCGCCGGCAAGCTGAAGCAGAAGCCGAACGGCTATCTGTGGACAGCGCCGGATTCGACGCGCACCGACGTGCCTGGCGTGTTCGCCGCCGGCGACGTTACCGACGATATCTACCGCCAGGCGGTGACGGCGGCGGGGCTGGGCTGCATGGCCGCGCTCGAGGCGGAAAAGTATCTGGCCGGCATCGAGGTGCATCGCGAGGCAGCGGAATAG
- a CDS encoding Lrp/AsnC family transcriptional regulator — translation MPLKADLDAIDWKILRELQSDGRMTNVELSNRVGISAPPCLRRVKRLEEAGIIRGYRALLNAPALGLDVVAFCLVGLHHQADAELRIFAERTRGWPIVRDAWMVSGESDFLLHCVASDLGAFQTFVIEELTSTPNVDTVRTALTIRRVKDEGLVSFERS, via the coding sequence ATGCCGCTCAAGGCCGACCTCGACGCCATCGACTGGAAGATCCTGCGTGAGCTTCAGTCGGACGGGCGCATGACCAATGTCGAGCTCTCGAACCGCGTCGGTATTTCGGCCCCGCCCTGCCTGCGCCGGGTCAAGCGGCTGGAGGAGGCAGGCATCATCCGTGGCTATCGCGCGCTGCTCAACGCGCCGGCGCTCGGCCTCGATGTCGTCGCCTTTTGCCTGGTCGGGCTGCATCACCAGGCAGATGCCGAACTGCGCATCTTCGCCGAGCGCACGCGCGGCTGGCCGATCGTACGCGACGCCTGGATGGTGTCGGGCGAGTCCGACTTCCTGCTGCATTGCGTGGCAAGCGACCTCGGCGCCTTCCAGACCTTCGTCATCGAGGAACTGACCTCGACGCCGAACGTCGATACCGTGCGCACCGCGCTCACCATTCGCCGGGTCAAGGACGAAGGCCTGGTCTCGTTCGAGCGCTCCTGA
- a CDS encoding SIS domain-containing protein, with product MSELNDYLVRSAAAISAMVERDLTGEMERAARAVVTALSSGKAFLIAGNGGSASDAIHIAGELVGRFLKERKAYNVIALPANAAVLTAWGNDYGFDTVFSRQVEAHGSAGGVLLAISTSGNSPSILAAAEQARMMDMTVIGLTGESGGKLKPLCDILLNVPSTSTPIIQQGHLCLYHHLCEVVEARLSNG from the coding sequence ATGTCTGAACTGAACGATTATCTGGTCCGCTCGGCGGCCGCCATATCAGCTATGGTCGAGCGCGACCTGACCGGCGAGATGGAGCGGGCGGCGCGCGCCGTCGTGACGGCGCTTTCGTCGGGCAAGGCCTTCCTGATCGCCGGCAATGGCGGCTCGGCCAGCGACGCCATTCACATCGCCGGCGAACTGGTCGGGCGCTTCCTCAAGGAGCGCAAGGCCTACAATGTCATCGCGCTGCCGGCCAATGCCGCGGTGCTGACCGCCTGGGGCAATGATTATGGTTTCGACACGGTGTTTTCGCGCCAGGTCGAAGCGCATGGCTCGGCCGGCGGCGTGCTGCTGGCGATCTCGACCAGCGGCAATTCGCCGAGCATTCTGGCCGCCGCGGAACAGGCGCGCATGATGGACATGACCGTGATCGGCCTGACCGGCGAGAGCGGCGGCAAGCTCAAGCCGCTCTGCGACATCCTGCTCAACGTGCCTTCGACCTCGACGCCGATCATCCAGCAGGGGCATCTGTGCCTCTATCACCATCTGTGCGAAGTGGTCGAAGCGCGCCTGTCGAATGGCTGA
- a CDS encoding LysE family translocator yields MPSTELLIAFFATTAIFAYIPGPAMLYAAAQTMARGRWSGLTAALGIHLGGYVHVFAAAAGLSVLFHAVPPLYMAVKLVGALYLIWLGISLFRKRVEGDVALPAIERKSARRAFFESITVEVLNPKTAIFFMAFLPQFIDASATLPVWLQFVVLGTTVNLMFSSADIVCVFLAGLVIGRLRRSSRAQRLMQRAGGAVLVGLGVHVALQKT; encoded by the coding sequence ATGCCGTCGACCGAACTGCTGATCGCGTTCTTCGCCACCACGGCGATCTTCGCCTACATTCCGGGTCCCGCCATGCTTTACGCCGCCGCGCAGACCATGGCGCGGGGGCGCTGGTCGGGGCTGACGGCGGCACTTGGCATCCATCTCGGCGGCTATGTGCATGTCTTTGCCGCTGCCGCCGGCCTGTCCGTGCTGTTCCATGCCGTGCCGCCTCTCTACATGGCGGTCAAGCTGGTCGGCGCGCTTTACCTCATCTGGCTCGGCATTTCGCTGTTTCGCAAGCGCGTCGAGGGCGACGTGGCGCTGCCGGCGATCGAGCGCAAATCGGCCCGCCGGGCGTTTTTCGAGAGCATCACCGTCGAGGTGCTCAATCCCAAGACCGCGATCTTCTTCATGGCGTTCCTGCCGCAGTTCATTGATGCCTCGGCGACCTTGCCGGTCTGGCTGCAGTTCGTGGTGTTGGGCACGACAGTCAACCTGATGTTCTCCTCGGCCGACATCGTCTGCGTGTTCCTGGCCGGCCTGGTGATCGGCCGGCTGCGGCGTTCGAGCCGGGCGCAGCGCCTGATGCAGCGGGCCGGCGGCGCGGTACTGGTCGGGCTCGGCGTCCACGTCGCCCTGCAGAAAACCTGA
- a CDS encoding glycosyltransferase family 2 protein, translating into MTRFASPVSALIICVNEADMIGPCLESIDFCAEIIVVDSGSTDGTVECVESYIAKGYPITLLHNDWPGFPRQRQFALDRANQPWCLSIDPDERVDDRLRQSIVAITQAAGGKASGWYMRRRDWLKGYGYAHRWVLHNRLLRLFRREGAAMDLTARVHESVRVPGETDTIEEGVLLHRREISVEEDLARANAYSSLKAVTLVEKGKKPGLVRLVLSPFGNFLKFYLAKRYFLCGRHGFVYSMSVMIYSFATEAKLYEASERNDQA; encoded by the coding sequence ATGACCCGTTTTGCAAGCCCGGTCTCGGCGCTCATCATCTGCGTGAACGAAGCCGATATGATCGGCCCGTGCCTGGAAAGCATCGATTTCTGTGCCGAGATCATCGTCGTCGATTCCGGTTCGACGGATGGTACCGTCGAATGCGTTGAAAGCTATATCGCCAAGGGCTATCCGATAACGCTGCTGCACAATGACTGGCCGGGGTTCCCCCGCCAGCGGCAATTCGCGCTCGACCGTGCCAACCAGCCCTGGTGCCTCTCGATCGACCCGGACGAGCGTGTCGACGACCGGTTGCGGCAGTCGATCGTGGCCATCACCCAGGCGGCCGGCGGCAAGGCCAGCGGATGGTACATGCGCCGCCGCGACTGGCTGAAAGGCTACGGTTATGCCCATCGCTGGGTGCTGCACAACAGGCTGCTCAGGCTTTTCCGCCGCGAAGGCGCCGCCATGGATCTCACCGCGCGGGTCCATGAATCCGTTCGCGTGCCGGGCGAGACCGACACGATCGAAGAGGGTGTCTTGCTGCATCGCCGTGAAATATCGGTTGAGGAGGATCTTGCCCGGGCCAACGCCTATTCCAGCCTCAAGGCGGTGACGCTGGTCGAGAAAGGCAAGAAGCCCGGCCTGGTGCGGCTGGTGCTGTCGCCGTTCGGCAACTTCCTCAAATTCTACCTGGCCAAGCGCTACTTCCTGTGCGGCCGCCATGGCTTCGTCTACTCGATGTCGGTGATGATCTATTCCTTCGCCACCGAGGCCAAGCTCTACGAAGCCTCGGAGCGCAACGACCAGGCGTAA
- the gmhB gene encoding D-glycero-beta-D-manno-heptose 1,7-bisphosphate 7-phosphatase has protein sequence MADRIGTPHPLIEPGLWVEEVGDSVFPARSPALFLDRDGTINVDTDYPSDPAEIELRPQMLPAIAAANRAGIPVVVVTNQSGIARGYFGWDVFAAVNGRVLELLDGQGVSVDMVLACAYHEAGVGPLAMVDHPMRKPNPGMLIEAGRRLDLDLRRSLMVGDKLADMQAGQRAGLAQGWLVDGEAALQPGFAIRRLHDDHDLGSLLAAIDALGS, from the coding sequence ATGGCTGACAGGATCGGGACGCCGCACCCACTGATCGAACCGGGCCTGTGGGTGGAGGAGGTCGGCGACAGCGTTTTCCCGGCGCGCTCACCGGCGCTGTTCCTGGACCGCGACGGCACCATCAATGTCGATACCGACTATCCCAGCGATCCGGCCGAGATCGAGTTGAGGCCTCAGATGCTGCCGGCGATCGCCGCCGCCAACCGGGCCGGAATCCCGGTCGTTGTTGTGACCAACCAGTCGGGCATCGCGCGCGGCTATTTCGGCTGGGACGTTTTCGCGGCGGTCAACGGCCGCGTGCTGGAGCTGCTGGACGGGCAGGGGGTGTCCGTCGACATGGTGCTGGCCTGCGCCTATCACGAGGCGGGCGTCGGGCCGCTCGCCATGGTGGACCATCCGATGCGCAAGCCCAATCCGGGCATGCTGATCGAGGCGGGCAGGCGCCTTGATCTCGATCTCCGGCGCTCCCTGATGGTCGGCGACAAGCTGGCCGACATGCAGGCGGGCCAACGCGCGGGCCTGGCACAGGGCTGGCTGGTTGACGGTGAGGCGGCACTTCAGCCTGGCTTCGCCATCAGGCGCTTGCATGACGACCACGATCTCGGCAGCCTGCTCGCTGCCATCGACGCACTCGGATCGTAG
- the rfaE1 gene encoding D-glycero-beta-D-manno-heptose-7-phosphate kinase, translated as MINHNPPSPEPLHRAIARFGDVAVLVVGDIILDRFINGVIERISPEAPIPVLHGRGETSAMGGAGNVVANIVSLGARAIPVSVIGADAAGDSLARMLGELGADTAGLVQQRGRMTSSKSRFSALNQQVLRFDEEEIKPLGEAERAELTRRFRDALKQADIVILSDYGKGILLDGVAAELIAVCREAGKPVLVDPKGRDYARYAGATAVTPNRKELGEAVGHAVFADDEIVAAARELISAHGFDFVVATRSEKGMSVVGPDEARHIATQAREVFDVSGAGDTVIATFALALAAGADPVAAASIANAAGGVVVGKRGTARLSVEELAGALFRSHGPTAHKDAILDAASAARMVAAWKAEGLSVGFTNGCFDILHAGHVSLLHAARSQCDRLVLGLNSDASVRRLKGPGRPVNDQHDRACVLAALASVDAVVVFEEDTPLALIEALLPDILVKGADYTIDTVVGADVVQKAGGRVVLVDLVAGKSTTSTIGKMRAGGSTN; from the coding sequence ATGATCAATCACAATCCGCCTTCTCCCGAGCCCCTGCACCGCGCCATCGCGCGCTTCGGCGACGTCGCCGTGCTGGTGGTCGGCGACATCATCCTCGACCGCTTCATCAATGGCGTCATCGAGCGGATTTCGCCGGAAGCGCCGATCCCGGTGCTGCACGGGCGCGGCGAGACTTCGGCGATGGGCGGCGCCGGCAATGTCGTGGCCAACATCGTCTCGCTTGGCGCGCGCGCCATTCCGGTCTCGGTGATCGGCGCCGATGCCGCCGGCGACAGCCTGGCGCGGATGCTGGGCGAGCTCGGCGCCGACACGGCTGGGCTTGTGCAGCAGCGCGGCCGCATGACCTCGTCGAAGAGCCGCTTCAGCGCGCTCAACCAGCAGGTGCTGCGTTTCGACGAAGAAGAGATCAAGCCGCTCGGCGAGGCGGAACGGGCGGAGCTGACCCGCCGTTTCCGGGACGCATTGAAACAGGCGGACATCGTCATCTTGTCCGATTACGGCAAGGGCATATTGCTGGACGGCGTCGCCGCCGAACTGATCGCCGTCTGCCGCGAGGCGGGAAAGCCGGTGCTGGTCGACCCGAAGGGCCGCGACTATGCGCGCTATGCGGGTGCGACCGCCGTCACGCCCAACCGCAAGGAGCTTGGCGAGGCCGTCGGCCATGCGGTGTTCGCCGATGACGAGATCGTTGCGGCGGCGCGGGAACTGATTTCGGCGCACGGCTTCGACTTCGTCGTCGCCACACGCAGCGAAAAGGGCATGAGCGTGGTCGGCCCCGATGAGGCACGCCACATCGCCACCCAGGCGCGCGAGGTGTTCGACGTTTCGGGCGCCGGCGACACGGTGATCGCGACCTTCGCGCTGGCGCTTGCCGCCGGCGCCGATCCTGTCGCCGCGGCCTCCATCGCCAACGCCGCCGGCGGCGTCGTGGTGGGCAAGCGCGGCACCGCGCGGCTGAGCGTCGAGGAACTCGCCGGTGCGCTGTTCCGCTCGCATGGTCCGACCGCGCACAAGGACGCCATCCTCGACGCCGCCTCGGCCGCGCGTATGGTGGCGGCATGGAAGGCGGAGGGTCTGAGCGTCGGCTTCACCAATGGCTGTTTCGACATCCTGCATGCCGGCCATGTCAGCCTGCTGCACGCGGCGCGCAGCCAGTGCGACCGGCTGGTGCTAGGCCTCAACAGCGATGCTTCCGTGCGCCGACTGAAAGGGCCGGGCCGCCCGGTCAACGATCAGCATGATCGCGCCTGCGTACTCGCCGCGCTCGCCTCGGTCGACGCCGTGGTGGTGTTCGAGGAGGACACGCCGCTGGCGCTGATCGAAGCGCTTCTGCCCGACATACTGGTCAAGGGCGCCGACTACACGATCGACACCGTGGTCGGTGCCGATGTGGTGCAGAAGGCGGGCGGGCGCGTCGTGCTGGTCGATCTCGTCGCCGGCAAGAGCACCACCAGCACCATCGGCAAAATGCGCGCGGGCGGCAGCACCAATTGA